A window from Balearica regulorum gibbericeps isolate bBalReg1 chromosome 1, bBalReg1.pri, whole genome shotgun sequence encodes these proteins:
- the ALG8 gene encoding dolichyl pyrophosphate Glc1Man9GlcNAc2 alpha-1,3-glucosyltransferase isoform X1, with the protein MRGQSVSAGRVMAAGGRSWFRALALGVSFLKCLLIPAYYSTDFEVHRNWLAITHNLPLSQWYYEATSEWTLDYPPFFAWFEYALSHVAKYFDPKMLVIENLNYTSRATIIFQRFSVIFTDILFIYAVRECCRCVNGKRAAKDVLEKPTFILAVLLLWNFGLLIVDHIHFQYNGFLFGLMLLSVARLCQKRYLEGALLFAVLLHFKHIYIYVAPAYGIYLLRSYCFTANNADGSLKWRSFSLLHVTLLGLIVCLVSALSLGPFIVLGQLPQVISRLFPFKRGLCHAYWAPNFWALYNAMDKALTIFGLKCNFLDPTKIPKASMTGGLVQEFQHTVLPSVTPLATLICTFISILPSVFCLWFKPQGPRGFLQCLVLCALSSFMFGWHVHEKAILLAILPLSLLSVQRAKDAGIYLILTTTGHFSLFPLLFTPAELPIKILLMLLFTVYSFSSLKSLFRRERPLLNWLETIYLVQLVPLEIFCEIIFPLTPWKQHFPFVPLLLTSVYCALGVTYAWLKFYISVLTERISVRQKAE; encoded by the exons ATGCGCGGTCAGTCTGTCAGCGCCGGGCGTGTCATGGCGGCGGGCGGCCGGAGCTGGTTCCGCGCTCTGGCGCTCGGCGTCTCCTTCCTCAAGTGCCTCCTCATCCCCGCGTA TTATTCCACAGATTTTGAAGTACATCGGAACTGGCTTGCCATCACTCACAACTTGCCCCTCTCTCAGTGGTACTATGAA GCAACTTCAGAATGGACCCTGGATTATCCACCgttttttgcttggtttgaATATGCTCTTTCACACGTTGCCAAGTACTTTGACCCCAAAATGTTAGTTATTGAAAATCTGAATTACACCAGTCGCGCGACCATCATCTTCCAAagattttctgtcatctttacAGATATCCTTTTCATATATGCAGTTCGTGA ATGCTGTAGATGTGTAAATGGGAAACGAGCTGCAAAGGATGTCCTGGAAAAACCAACATTTATTCTTGCTGTTTTGCTCTTGTGGAATTTTGGGTTGTTAATTGTGGATC ATATTCACTTTCAGTACAATGGCTTTCTGTTTGGGCTGATGCTTCTTTCTGTTGCCCGACTATGTCAG AAAAGATACTTGGAAGGTgctcttctttttgctgttcttctgcatttcaaacaCATCTACATATACGTGGCCCCAGCATATGGCATTTATTTATTACGATCCTACTGTTTTACTGCAAATAATGCAG ATGGATCCCTGAAGTGGAGAAGTTTCAGCTTGCTTCATGTAACTCTTCTGGGATTGATTGTCTGTcttgtttctgctctttcactGGGCCCTTTCATAGTATTG ggACAGCTGCCTCAAGTCATTTCACggctttttcctttcaagcGAGGTCTCTGCCATGCTTATTGGGCCCCCAACTTCTGGGCTTTGTACAATGCCATGGATAAAGCACTAACAATTTTTG gtTTAAAGTGTAATTTTCTTGATCCCACAAAAATTCCTAAAGCCTCAATGACAGGAGGGCTGGTTCAAGAATTTCAGCATACTGTTCTTCCTTCTGTGACTCCTCTGGCAACATTAATCTGTACTTTCATATCTATATTG ccctctgttttctgtctttggtTTAAACCTCAAGGGCCCAGAGGCTTTCTTCAGTGCCTTGTTCTTTGTGCGTTGAGCTCCTTCATGTTTGGCTGGCACGTGCATGAAAAAGCGATACTCCTCGCTATTCTGCCTTTAAG CTTGTTGTCTGTTCAGAGAGCGAAGGATGCTGGCATTTACTTGATTCTGACAACCACTGGGCACTTCTCACTTTTTCCGTTGTTGTTCACACCAGCAG AACTTCCAATTAAAATACTGCTTATGCTGCTGTTTACTGTTTATAGCTTCTCTTCGTTGAAATCTCTATTCAG GAGAGAGAGGCCTCTCCTTAACTGGCTTGAAACAATCTACCTCGTCCAACTAGTGCCTTTGGAAATCTTCTGTGAAATTATATTTCCTCTGACCCCCTGGAAACAGCACTTTCCTTTTGTCCCTCTGTTGCTGACCTCTGTATACTGTGCACTGGGCGTCACATACGCATGGCTGAAATTCTACATCTCTGTCTTGACCGAACGAATTTCTGTTAGACAAAAGGCTGAGTAA
- the ALG8 gene encoding dolichyl pyrophosphate Glc1Man9GlcNAc2 alpha-1,3-glucosyltransferase isoform X2, translating into MRGQSVSAGRVMAAGGRSWFRALALGVSFLKCLLIPAYYSTDFEVHRNWLAITHNLPLSQWYYEATSEWTLDYPPFFAWFEYALSHVAKYFDPKMLVIENLNYTSRATIIFQRFSVIFTDILFIYAVRECCRCVNGKRAAKDVLEKPTFILAVLLLWNFGLLIVDHIHFQYNGFLFGLMLLSVARLCQKRYLEGALLFAVLLHFKHIYIYVAPAYGIYLLRSYCFTANNADGSLKWRSFSLLHVTLLGLIVCLVSALSLGPFIVLGQLPQVISRLFPFKRGLCHAYWAPNFWALYNAMDKALTIFGLNDRRAGSRISAYCSSFCDSSGNINLYFHIYIGPRGFLQCLVLCALSSFMFGWHVHEKAILLAILPLSLLSVQRAKDAGIYLILTTTGHFSLFPLLFTPAELPIKILLMLLFTVYSFSSLKSLFRRERPLLNWLETIYLVQLVPLEIFCEIIFPLTPWKQHFPFVPLLLTSVYCALGVTYAWLKFYISVLTERISVRQKAE; encoded by the exons ATGCGCGGTCAGTCTGTCAGCGCCGGGCGTGTCATGGCGGCGGGCGGCCGGAGCTGGTTCCGCGCTCTGGCGCTCGGCGTCTCCTTCCTCAAGTGCCTCCTCATCCCCGCGTA TTATTCCACAGATTTTGAAGTACATCGGAACTGGCTTGCCATCACTCACAACTTGCCCCTCTCTCAGTGGTACTATGAA GCAACTTCAGAATGGACCCTGGATTATCCACCgttttttgcttggtttgaATATGCTCTTTCACACGTTGCCAAGTACTTTGACCCCAAAATGTTAGTTATTGAAAATCTGAATTACACCAGTCGCGCGACCATCATCTTCCAAagattttctgtcatctttacAGATATCCTTTTCATATATGCAGTTCGTGA ATGCTGTAGATGTGTAAATGGGAAACGAGCTGCAAAGGATGTCCTGGAAAAACCAACATTTATTCTTGCTGTTTTGCTCTTGTGGAATTTTGGGTTGTTAATTGTGGATC ATATTCACTTTCAGTACAATGGCTTTCTGTTTGGGCTGATGCTTCTTTCTGTTGCCCGACTATGTCAG AAAAGATACTTGGAAGGTgctcttctttttgctgttcttctgcatttcaaacaCATCTACATATACGTGGCCCCAGCATATGGCATTTATTTATTACGATCCTACTGTTTTACTGCAAATAATGCAG ATGGATCCCTGAAGTGGAGAAGTTTCAGCTTGCTTCATGTAACTCTTCTGGGATTGATTGTCTGTcttgtttctgctctttcactGGGCCCTTTCATAGTATTG ggACAGCTGCCTCAAGTCATTTCACggctttttcctttcaagcGAGGTCTCTGCCATGCTTATTGGGCCCCCAACTTCTGGGCTTTGTACAATGCCATGGATAAAGCACTAACAATTTTTG GCCTCAATGACAGGAGGGCTGGTTCAAGAATTTCAGCATACTGTTCTTCCTTCTGTGACTCCTCTGGCAACATTAATCTGTACTTTCATATCTATATTG GGCCCAGAGGCTTTCTTCAGTGCCTTGTTCTTTGTGCGTTGAGCTCCTTCATGTTTGGCTGGCACGTGCATGAAAAAGCGATACTCCTCGCTATTCTGCCTTTAAG CTTGTTGTCTGTTCAGAGAGCGAAGGATGCTGGCATTTACTTGATTCTGACAACCACTGGGCACTTCTCACTTTTTCCGTTGTTGTTCACACCAGCAG AACTTCCAATTAAAATACTGCTTATGCTGCTGTTTACTGTTTATAGCTTCTCTTCGTTGAAATCTCTATTCAG GAGAGAGAGGCCTCTCCTTAACTGGCTTGAAACAATCTACCTCGTCCAACTAGTGCCTTTGGAAATCTTCTGTGAAATTATATTTCCTCTGACCCCCTGGAAACAGCACTTTCCTTTTGTCCCTCTGTTGCTGACCTCTGTATACTGTGCACTGGGCGTCACATACGCATGGCTGAAATTCTACATCTCTGTCTTGACCGAACGAATTTCTGTTAGACAAAAGGCTGAGTAA
- the LOC142599949 gene encoding mid1-interacting protein 1-B-like yields the protein MEQYFSATQKMEQEVMFPSLLRGVFPQQEGAAPAAGGHTDLYERYQLLKAIKPVVEKGLASVTDQSPTGADADTSSDDDDTMDAQLEERLSHHLAGLQQVLTHLTRDTNALTRRYSQILEQISPSEGQPSW from the coding sequence ATGGAGCAGTACTTCTCGGCCACCCAGAAGATGGAGCAGGAGGTGATGTTCCCCAGCCTGCTCCGAGGGGTCTTCCCGCAGCAGGagggggcggccccggccgcgGGCGGCCACACGGACCTCTACGAGCGCTACCAGCTCCTCAAGGCCATCAAGCCCGTGGTGGAGAAAGGCCTGGCCTCTGTCACCGACCAGAGCCCGACGGGCGCTGATGCCGACACATCCTCGGATGACGACGACACCATGGACGCCCAGCTGGAGGAGCGCCTGTCCCACCACCTGGCCGGCTTGCAGCAGGTCCTCACCCACCTCACCAGGGACACCAACGCGCTCACCCGGAGGTACAGCCAGATCCTGGAGCAGATCAGCCCCAGCGAGGGGCAGCCCAGCTGGTGA
- the NDUFC2 gene encoding NADH dehydrogenase [ubiquinone] 1 subunit C2 produces MVFLPDESRSLPPPPFVNKGSVWLGLAGWIAALLDNGFNHRPIIRAGVHRQILFTTVGWFVGYYLAKRTEYMHAKVDRELFEYVRQHPEDFKTAEKKRIGELLEDFHPIR; encoded by the exons ATGGTGTTTCTCCCGGACGAGTCGCGGtcgctgccgccgcctccctTCGTCAACAAGGGTTCGGTCTGGCTGGGTCTGGCCGGATGGATCGCGGCGCTGCTGGATAACGGCTTCAACCACCGGCCCATCATCCGAGCCG GTGTTCACCGCCAGATCCTGTTCACTACCGTGGGATGGTTTGTTGGCTATTACCTTGCTAAACGTACGGAGTATATGCATGCCAAAGTGGACAGAGAGTTGTTTGAGTACGTCAGGCAGCACCCAGAAGACTTTAAGACAGCAG aaaagaagagaatagGAGAGCTTTTGGAGGATTTCCACCCAATTCGCTGA
- the KCTD21 gene encoding BTB/POZ domain-containing protein KCTD21, whose product MSEPITLNVGGKLYTTSLSTLTSFPDSMLGAMFSGKIPTKKDSQGNCFIDRDGKIFRYILNFLRTSHLDLPEDFQEMGLLRREVDFYQIQPLIEALQEKEVELSKAEKNAMLNITLDQKTQTVHFTVREAPQIYSLSSSNMEVFSAHIFSTSCLFLKLLGSKLYYCFNGNLSSISSYLQDPNHLTLDWVASVEGLPEEEYTRQNLKRLWVVPDNKQINSFQVFVEEVLKIAMSDGFCIDSSHPHTSDFMNNKIIRLIRYK is encoded by the coding sequence ATGTCAGAACCCATCACGCTTAATGTTGGAGGAAAACTCTATACCACCTCTCTGTCCACCCTGACTAGCTTTCCAGACTCCATGCTGGGGGCCATGTTTAGTGGGAAGATCCCAACCAAGAAGGACAGCCAAGGCAACTGCTTTATCGACAGAGACGGCAAAATCTTCCGCTATATCCTGAACTTCTTACGAACTTCTCACTTGGACCTCCCTGAAGACTTTCAGGAAATGGGCTTACTTCGACGTGAGGTAGATTTTTATCAAATTCAGCCACTGATTGAGGCCTtgcaggagaaggaggtggAGCTTTCTAAAGCGGAGAAGAATGCCATGCTCAACATCACCCTCGATCAGAAGACCCAGACTGTTCACTTCACCGTCCGAGAAGCACCCCAGATCTATAGCCTGTCTTCCTCCAACATGGAGGTGTTCAGTGCTCATATCTTCTCCACATCATGTCTGTTTCTGAAGCTTCTCGGTTCCAAACTTTACTATTGCTTCAACGGAAACCTCTCTTCAATATCCAGCTACCTGCAGGACCCCAACCATTTGACCTTGGATTGGGTCGCAAGTGTGGAAGGCCTTCCCGAAGAGGAGTACACCAGGCAGAACTTAAAGAGACTCTGGGTGGTGCCAGATAATAAGCAAATCAATAGTTTCCAGGTGTTTGTGGAAGAAGTGCTAAAAATAGCCATGAGTGATGGTTTCTGCATAGATTCTTCTCATCCACATACTTCAGATTTCATGAATAATAAGATTATTCGCCTAATCCGGTACAAGTAG